In Blautia sp. SC05B48, a single genomic region encodes these proteins:
- the thiH gene encoding 2-iminoacetate synthase ThiH: protein MAETVQAGQQDGHFNESIMSEEILEDMKKNRIDHMKYLPDMEQLEESDVMDQVISAMNAYDYDKYTEADVRRALAHDNRTPEDFKALLSPAALPLLEEIAQAARIETRKHFGNSICMFTPIYIANYCENYCIYCGFNCHNKIRRAQLNADEIEKEMAAIAETGLQEILILTGESKSKSNVEYIGKACEIARKYFKVVGLEVYPMNSDEYAYLHKCGADYVTVFQETYNSDKYETLHLAGHKRIFPYRLNTQERALKGGMRGVGFAALLGLDDFRKDAFATGYHAYLLQRKYPHAEIAFSCPRLRPIINNDRINPKDVHEPQLLQVVCAYRLFMPFASITVSTRECERVRDNLVNIAATKISAGVSTGIGSHVDDIEDKGDDQFEISDGRSVDEVFNALKDHGLQPVMNDYIYL from the coding sequence ATGGCAGAAACAGTACAGGCCGGTCAGCAGGACGGCCATTTTAATGAAAGTATCATGAGTGAGGAAATTCTGGAAGATATGAAAAAGAACCGTATCGATCACATGAAGTACCTTCCGGATATGGAACAACTGGAAGAATCTGATGTAATGGATCAGGTTATTTCCGCAATGAACGCATATGATTATGATAAGTACACAGAAGCGGATGTACGGAGAGCGCTTGCTCATGATAACCGTACACCGGAGGATTTTAAAGCATTGCTTTCACCGGCAGCACTGCCTCTTCTGGAAGAAATCGCACAGGCTGCACGGATCGAAACAAGGAAACATTTCGGAAACAGTATCTGCATGTTTACACCGATCTACATTGCAAATTACTGTGAGAACTACTGTATTTACTGTGGATTTAACTGCCACAACAAGATCCGCCGTGCACAGCTGAATGCAGACGAGATCGAGAAGGAGATGGCAGCCATTGCAGAAACCGGACTCCAGGAGATCCTGATCCTTACCGGCGAGAGCAAATCCAAATCCAATGTAGAATATATCGGAAAGGCCTGTGAGATCGCCCGAAAATATTTCAAGGTAGTCGGTCTTGAGGTGTATCCGATGAATTCTGATGAGTACGCATATCTTCACAAATGCGGCGCAGATTATGTAACCGTTTTCCAGGAGACCTATAATTCCGATAAATACGAAACCCTGCATCTTGCAGGTCACAAGAGGATTTTTCCATACAGATTAAATACACAGGAGCGTGCACTGAAAGGCGGCATGCGAGGTGTTGGCTTTGCGGCACTTTTGGGACTGGATGATTTCCGCAAGGATGCTTTTGCAACGGGATATCATGCATATCTTCTGCAGAGAAAATATCCACATGCAGAGATCGCTTTTTCCTGCCCGAGACTTCGTCCGATCATCAATAATGACCGGATCAACCCGAAGGATGTCCACGAACCACAGCTTTTGCAGGTAGTCTGTGCGTATCGTCTGTTTATGCCGTTTGCAAGTATTACCGTATCCACCAGAGAGTGCGAGCGTGTCCGTGACAATCTGGTAAATATCGCAGCAACCAAGATCTCTGCAGGTGTCAGCACAGGAATCGGAAGCCATGTGGATGATATCGAGGATAAAGGTGATGATCAGTTTGAAATCTCAGACGGAAGATCCGTGGACGAAGTCTTTAACGCCCTGAAAGACCATGGCCTTCAGCCGGTGATGAATGATTATATTTATCTGTGA
- a CDS encoding thiazole synthase produces MTTANTNEDKLILGGHEFTSRFILGSGKFSLELVKACIEKAGTQIVTLALRRANEGGLANILDYVPKDVTLLPNTSGARNAQEAVRIARLSRELGCGDFVKIEVIHDSKYLLPDNYETIKATEILAKEGFVVMPYMYPDLNAARDLVNAGAACVMPLGSPIGSNKGICTKEFIQILIDEIDLPIIVDAGIGRPSQACEAMEMGAAAVMANTAIATAGDVRVMAEAFKKAIEAGRSAYLSGMGRTLERGASASSPLTGFLHE; encoded by the coding sequence ATGACAACAGCAAACACAAATGAAGACAAACTGATCCTGGGAGGCCATGAGTTTACTTCCCGTTTTATCCTTGGTTCCGGAAAATTTTCTCTGGAGCTTGTAAAAGCATGTATCGAAAAAGCAGGAACTCAGATCGTAACACTTGCCCTGCGCCGTGCAAATGAGGGCGGACTTGCCAATATTCTTGACTATGTGCCGAAGGATGTTACGCTTCTTCCGAACACATCAGGAGCCAGAAATGCTCAGGAAGCAGTACGCATTGCAAGGCTTTCCCGCGAGCTTGGCTGCGGAGATTTTGTAAAGATCGAAGTTATCCATGACTCCAAATATCTTCTTCCGGATAACTATGAGACCATCAAGGCAACAGAAATCCTTGCAAAAGAGGGCTTTGTAGTTATGCCGTACATGTATCCGGACCTGAATGCAGCCAGAGATCTGGTGAACGCAGGAGCTGCCTGTGTAATGCCACTGGGCTCTCCCATTGGTTCCAATAAAGGAATCTGCACAAAAGAATTCATACAGATTCTGATCGACGAGATTGACCTTCCGATCATCGTGGACGCTGGAATCGGCCGTCCGTCACAGGCATGTGAGGCTATGGAAATGGGTGCTGCAGCAGTTATGGCAAATACGGCTATTGCAACAGCAGGAGATGTTCGCGTTATGGCAGAGGCATTTAAGAAAGCTATTGAGGCAGGAAGAAGCGCATACCTTTCCGGCATGGGAAGAACTCTGGAGAGAGGTGCAAGCGCGTCCTCACCGCTGACCGGATTTTTGCATGAGTAA
- the thiS gene encoding sulfur carrier protein ThiS: MITVNGESRTLEAPVTVTEYLEACNYVPVQVVVELNEEIIKRETYDTTVLKDGDVVEILQFMGGGSC, from the coding sequence ATGATCACAGTAAACGGTGAGAGCAGAACCCTGGAAGCTCCGGTGACCGTAACGGAATATCTGGAAGCATGTAACTATGTTCCGGTGCAGGTGGTAGTAGAACTGAATGAAGAGATCATCAAGAGAGAGACTTACGACACGACCGTGCTGAAAGACGGAGACGTTGTGGAAATCCTGCAGTTTATGGGCGGCGGAAGCTGCTGA
- a CDS encoding Ig-like domain-containing protein produces the protein MKRNWKKALCGILTGFMLATAAPAAVPELISVAEVQAAVTVAAPAMSSIKISGRNKIIFSWKQVKGTAGYRVYRKTGNSGWKAVKTITGSKNVAFTDTKVSTGARYTYTVKAYRKSGKNIIWSGYNKKGLTAIAGLNYLTLNKTSLTLAPKKTYTLKINGTSLKPSWKSSNTKVVSVTSAGKVTAVKTGTANITAILGGRKFTCKITVKNPASANAKMTQNYAKLKKYISQKGRYTEDGSQFINVKVNEESTLIIGYLKKEDKIDIGMLISVPSDGVLAGLDIIGNCVKSDTVSVKSALSSDGVFVLLTSSTKASAYKGQNLTFLYTNGKKAMTDLQDTSNIMMKATMIAANAYLKKNLNLTMNDLGFTAYKL, from the coding sequence ATGAAAAGAAATTGGAAAAAAGCTTTATGTGGCATTTTGACAGGTTTTATGCTTGCGACGGCGGCACCAGCTGCGGTTCCGGAGCTGATCAGCGTGGCAGAAGTACAGGCGGCAGTAACTGTAGCAGCGCCGGCCATGTCTTCTATTAAGATCTCCGGCAGGAATAAGATCATTTTCAGCTGGAAACAGGTAAAAGGAACAGCCGGATACCGTGTATACCGCAAGACCGGAAACAGCGGATGGAAAGCAGTAAAAACCATCACAGGAAGTAAGAATGTTGCATTTACCGACACAAAAGTAAGCACCGGAGCACGTTATACTTATACGGTAAAAGCTTACCGGAAATCCGGAAAAAATATAATCTGGAGCGGTTATAATAAAAAAGGTCTGACAGCGATCGCAGGTCTGAATTATCTCACCCTGAATAAGACCAGCCTGACACTGGCACCGAAAAAAACTTATACACTGAAGATCAACGGCACCAGTCTGAAACCGTCATGGAAGAGCAGCAACACAAAGGTTGTCAGTGTAACTTCAGCCGGAAAGGTCACCGCAGTAAAAACAGGAACAGCGAATATCACAGCGATCCTTGGCGGCAGAAAATTCACCTGTAAGATTACTGTAAAGAATCCTGCATCGGCTAACGCAAAAATGACGCAGAATTATGCCAAACTGAAAAAATATATCAGTCAGAAAGGCAGATATACCGAAGACGGAAGTCAGTTTATAAATGTCAAAGTAAATGAAGAAAGTACTCTGATAATCGGTTATCTGAAGAAAGAAGATAAGATAGATATTGGAATGCTGATTTCTGTGCCTTCAGATGGAGTACTTGCCGGACTGGATATTATCGGAAACTGTGTGAAATCTGATACGGTCAGTGTGAAGTCCGCCCTGTCTTCGGATGGAGTCTTTGTGCTGCTGACTTCTTCCACAAAAGCATCTGCTTATAAAGGTCAGAATCTGACTTTCCTGTATACAAACGGAAAAAAAGCGATGACAGATCTGCAGGATACTTCCAACATTATGATGAAAGCGACAATGATAGCAGCAAATGCTTATCTGAAAAAGAATTTAAACCTGACAATGAATGATCTGGGATTCACTGCTTATAAATTATAA
- a CDS encoding serine hydrolase domain-containing protein, which translates to MNKDQNLINEFAIKTLKENLNVMYAQIWREGQLTAEYKRMPVKTRLNTWSACKGVVSCAVGIALDEGLIHLDEKIVDIFPEYAPEKAEGYLGDVTLENMLTMTTGLESSLFFCDWPERYTTPDWIRYFFENAKVVNKPGTQWLYSNFNTYMISCAIEKRAGVNLLEYLRNRFFEPLGIGNPDWTLCPKGHVHAANGLYVNIDEFTRYGQMILHKGKYNGKQLVPEEYMKVATSNLVDNSAAGSPGNLYSGFGYGYQFVMNPEAGSYRSDGNYGQFCLAFPDKDAVVTVMSLEGDFQKIGNHLWTTVVPEL; encoded by the coding sequence ATGAATAAAGACCAAAACCTGATCAATGAATTTGCTATCAAAACTTTAAAAGAAAATCTCAATGTTATGTATGCGCAGATATGGCGTGAAGGACAGTTAACGGCAGAATATAAGAGAATGCCGGTGAAAACCCGTTTGAATACCTGGTCTGCATGCAAAGGCGTGGTATCCTGTGCAGTGGGAATTGCACTGGATGAGGGATTGATTCATCTGGATGAGAAGATCGTTGATATTTTTCCGGAATATGCTCCGGAGAAAGCAGAAGGATATCTTGGTGATGTGACTCTGGAAAATATGCTGACAATGACTACCGGTCTGGAAAGCTCGCTATTTTTCTGTGACTGGCCGGAACGTTATACAACGCCGGACTGGATCAGATATTTCTTTGAAAATGCGAAGGTTGTAAATAAACCAGGAACTCAGTGGCTGTACAGTAATTTCAATACTTATATGATCAGCTGTGCTATTGAAAAACGTGCGGGTGTCAATCTTCTGGAATATCTGAGAAATCGATTTTTTGAACCATTGGGAATTGGAAATCCGGACTGGACTTTGTGTCCGAAAGGTCATGTACATGCGGCGAATGGTCTTTATGTAAATATTGATGAGTTCACCAGATATGGACAGATGATTCTTCATAAAGGAAAATACAATGGAAAACAGTTGGTGCCGGAAGAATATATGAAAGTTGCGACTTCCAATCTTGTAGACAATTCAGCGGCAGGAAGCCCGGGAAATCTATATTCCGGTTTTGGATATGGATATCAGTTTGTAATGAATCCGGAAGCTGGTTCCTATCGATCCGATGGAAATTATGGTCAGTTCTGTCTGGCGTTTCCTGACAAGGATGCAGTAGTAACTGTAATGTCTCTGGAGGGGGATTTCCAGAAAATAGGAAATCATCTATGGACTACAGTGGTTCCGGAATTGTAA
- a CDS encoding APC family permease, producing MLSTAKEVKEKTGYLKRSDLYTIGVGQAIGSGVLTLIGPAILLTGQSAWLAYVATCIWGFMMIAPIPWITSTLKLGGGFYSLVGDMAGKRVAGMYAVGFLPQTINLATYGVAIGMYANSLWPQINAKWFGIAALSVFFVINLCGVDVMAKVQKILVILLFVALGLFIILGVLQLKNPVFDFTAPDFFSNGPSGFFSAILLYVYSTNGYSCIMNYGKQAKDAHKDIPKALLYCVPTLMVVYGGVALVASGVLPLDQVAGQPLTLVAKNILNPALFTVFMIGGPVLALSSSINSTISNNCIPVAQSCKDGWLPKSWAAQNGRGAYWKLMTFTYLMGILPVLLDFSISDVVNNIMLLASALAFLQIYAYFQLPKKHAEAWEKSPMHISNGKYYFLCCLSLLAYICIFINSCRSLKLPVVIISLIAIVVCMAYGWFRSASPDVKMETSVWED from the coding sequence ATGTTATCAACAGCAAAGGAAGTAAAAGAAAAAACAGGTTATCTGAAACGAAGTGATCTTTATACGATTGGTGTAGGACAGGCAATTGGTTCGGGAGTTCTGACATTGATCGGTCCGGCGATTTTGCTGACAGGACAGTCAGCGTGGCTGGCGTATGTAGCTACATGTATCTGGGGATTTATGATGATCGCACCGATCCCGTGGATCACATCCACACTGAAACTTGGAGGGGGCTTTTATTCTCTGGTAGGAGATATGGCCGGCAAACGAGTAGCCGGTATGTATGCGGTTGGATTTTTACCACAGACGATTAACCTTGCGACTTATGGTGTTGCAATCGGTATGTATGCCAATTCCCTTTGGCCACAGATCAATGCGAAATGGTTTGGTATCGCAGCATTGAGTGTATTCTTTGTAATTAACCTCTGCGGCGTGGATGTAATGGCGAAAGTTCAGAAAATCCTGGTTATTTTACTGTTTGTCGCACTGGGACTGTTTATTATTCTTGGTGTTCTGCAGCTGAAAAATCCGGTATTTGACTTTACAGCACCAGACTTTTTTTCAAACGGACCATCTGGATTTTTCTCAGCAATCCTGCTATATGTATATTCAACAAACGGTTACTCCTGTATCATGAATTATGGTAAACAGGCGAAGGATGCACATAAGGATATTCCAAAGGCACTTCTGTACTGCGTACCGACACTAATGGTTGTATATGGTGGTGTTGCACTTGTAGCCAGTGGTGTGCTTCCATTGGATCAGGTGGCAGGACAGCCACTTACTCTGGTAGCTAAAAATATTTTAAATCCGGCTCTTTTTACAGTATTTATGATCGGTGGTCCGGTGCTTGCACTTTCATCTTCTATTAACTCTACAATTTCCAATAACTGTATTCCGGTTGCTCAGTCCTGTAAAGATGGATGGCTTCCGAAATCCTGGGCAGCACAAAATGGACGCGGTGCTTACTGGAAACTGATGACATTTACTTATCTCATGGGAATTTTACCGGTATTACTGGATTTTTCTATCAGTGATGTTGTAAATAATATTATGCTTCTGGCATCTGCTCTGGCATTTTTACAGATTTACGCATATTTTCAGCTCCCAAAGAAACATGCGGAAGCTTGGGAAAAATCACCAATGCATATTTCTAACGGAAAATATTATTTCCTCTGCTGTTTGAGCCTGCTCGCATATATCTGCATTTTTATCAATTCCTGCAGAAGCCTGAAACTTCCGGTAGTAATCATCAGCCTGATAGCCATTGTAGTATGCATGGCTTACGGATGGTTTAGAAGTGCAAGTCCTGATGTAAAGATGGAAACAAGTGTGTGGGAGGATTGA
- a CDS encoding MurR/RpiR family transcriptional regulator, with product MKVEQLIREKISSLSAGQKKVAEYILQHLDSFSYSTLAKLSKEISVSETTIIRLAYSLGFESFSEMQRTVQNDILSIPTTTSDDTLDNGNFYQNIIAKELHSMENWASHLNQEDMDQIVTHLTNAKKRLIVGARSSYSAALWMGTLLNQLLGNTKVVHEFYDSNFEYLTEASEDTVVLLISFARYTKWSLKYAQIAKNYGAKILAVTDSISSPAWALADHAIITEINLNEMGFNSFSCLYCLFDSIVAKIRKTRCKSISTRLHDLEELYSDFDLFYE from the coding sequence ATGAAAGTAGAACAGTTGATCCGTGAAAAAATATCTTCTCTTTCTGCCGGTCAGAAGAAAGTTGCCGAATATATATTACAACACCTTGATTCTTTCAGTTATTCCACCCTTGCGAAACTCAGCAAGGAAATTTCCGTAAGCGAAACCACTATCATACGCCTTGCTTATTCTCTGGGTTTTGAAAGTTTTTCTGAAATGCAGAGAACTGTACAGAATGACATCCTTTCCATTCCCACAACTACATCAGATGACACACTGGATAACGGAAATTTCTATCAGAACATCATTGCAAAAGAGCTCCATTCCATGGAAAACTGGGCTTCCCACCTGAATCAGGAAGATATGGATCAGATCGTTACTCATCTGACCAATGCGAAAAAACGTCTGATTGTCGGTGCCCGTTCCTCTTACAGTGCAGCACTCTGGATGGGAACTCTGCTGAATCAGCTTCTTGGAAATACCAAGGTGGTTCACGAATTTTACGATTCCAATTTCGAATATCTCACAGAAGCATCCGAGGATACAGTTGTTCTTCTGATCTCTTTTGCCCGCTATACCAAATGGTCTCTGAAATATGCACAGATTGCCAAAAACTATGGTGCAAAGATACTCGCCGTCACAGACAGCATTTCATCACCGGCATGGGCGCTGGCAGACCACGCTATCATTACAGAGATCAATCTCAATGAAATGGGATTTAACTCCTTCTCATGCCTCTATTGTCTGTTTGACAGTATTGTTGCAAAAATCCGAAAAACCAGGTGCAAATCCATCAGTACACGACTTCATGACCTGGAAGAACTTTATTCAGACTTTGATCTTTTTTACGAATAA
- a CDS encoding serine hydrolase domain-containing protein produces the protein MHEILDIFLEKSKQHHSNIIYAQIYKNDVLKEEFRLFPVKTRLNIWSVSKPFVAMAAGIAEREGLITLDEYIYPWFEKYFPSNPSENLYKIKIRDLLTMSSGQNDPLFFCDGPERYREKDWVRYFFQNDSFPYTPGTHFVYSNFCSYILSVLLEEKSGTGLLNYLRYRFFEPVGIPNPDWTLCPQGHCMAANGLYLTIDELARFGHLLLHEGSLNGKQIVPKKFVIDACQKHIDSYNPLTEHPDYQSYGYGYFIYMGPMEDTLILSGNYGQYCIIDKKHQMVSCVMSLDGNDHKKIRDDLVDSLAEYYGVKISQSSRRE, from the coding sequence ATGCATGAAATTTTAGATATTTTCCTGGAAAAATCGAAACAGCATCATTCCAATATTATCTATGCCCAGATATACAAAAATGACGTTTTAAAAGAAGAATTCAGACTTTTTCCGGTAAAAACCAGATTAAATATATGGTCTGTCAGCAAGCCCTTTGTTGCAATGGCTGCAGGTATCGCAGAACGTGAAGGACTGATCACACTTGATGAATATATTTATCCCTGGTTTGAAAAATATTTTCCGTCAAATCCTTCCGAAAATCTTTACAAAATAAAGATCCGTGATCTTCTTACCATGTCATCCGGTCAGAACGATCCGCTCTTTTTCTGCGATGGACCGGAACGATACAGAGAAAAGGACTGGGTAAGATATTTCTTTCAGAATGATTCTTTTCCCTATACACCCGGTACTCATTTTGTGTACAGCAATTTCTGTTCCTACATTTTGTCTGTTCTTCTGGAAGAGAAATCCGGAACGGGTCTGCTGAATTATCTGCGATATCGTTTCTTTGAACCGGTTGGTATTCCGAATCCTGACTGGACCCTTTGCCCTCAAGGACATTGCATGGCAGCTAACGGACTGTATCTAACAATTGATGAACTGGCTCGTTTTGGACATCTGCTTCTGCATGAGGGTTCCCTGAACGGAAAACAGATCGTCCCAAAAAAATTCGTTATTGATGCCTGTCAGAAACACATTGATTCTTACAATCCACTGACGGAACATCCAGATTACCAGAGCTATGGTTATGGATATTTCATATATATGGGACCTATGGAAGATACTCTGATCCTGTCCGGCAATTACGGCCAATACTGCATCATTGACAAAAAACATCAGATGGTATCCTGTGTCATGTCCCTGGATGGCAATGACCACAAAAAAATCCGTGATGACTTGGTAGATTCTCTTGCAGAATATTACGGTGTGAAAATTTCACAATCGAGTAGGAGGGAGTGA
- the ltrA gene encoding group II intron reverse transcriptase/maturase, with translation MMTENTKSGCSQRDSAEHEGYAKASRSFNRIWKERDSAQPKLLEAILYKDNLNRAYKRVKANKGAAGIDGMSIEETLPYLKEHQQELKNRILRGKYTPSPVRRVEIPKPDGGVRKLGIPTVIDRTIQQAITQQLVPIYEPLFADGSFGYRPGRSAKDAILKVKEYAEKGYTYAVSLDLSKYFDTLNHEILINLLRKTVKDERVVQLIKRYLKSGVMENGVVMETEEGSPQGGNLSPLLANIYLNEFDQEFVKRGVPCIRYADDIVLLAKSKRASERLLESSTKYLEEKLKLTVNREKSRTVSVFAIRNFKFLGFALGRNGNGIYVRVHPKSWKKFKSRLKELSSRKSVQSIKPSLEKIKVYARGWLNYYGIASMKNNIEDINGWLYHRIRMCIWKQWKLPRTKKRNLIKMGVHEYYANMAANCRRGHWYCANLTTVKKAMTKERLINGGFYDLATAYQSVHINY, from the coding sequence ATGATGACAGAAAACACAAAAAGTGGCTGTTCGCAAAGAGATAGTGCGGAACATGAAGGGTATGCGAAAGCGTCAAGGTCATTCAATCGGATATGGAAAGAAAGAGACAGTGCACAGCCGAAACTCTTGGAAGCGATACTGTACAAAGATAATCTAAACAGAGCGTATAAAAGAGTGAAGGCGAATAAAGGAGCGGCAGGTATTGATGGAATGAGTATCGAAGAAACCCTGCCATATCTAAAGGAACATCAACAGGAACTGAAAAACCGGATACTCAGAGGAAAATATACTCCATCTCCGGTAAGGCGGGTTGAAATTCCAAAACCAGACGGTGGTGTGCGAAAGCTTGGCATACCAACGGTGATAGACCGTACCATCCAACAGGCAATAACCCAACAGTTAGTGCCAATCTATGAACCGCTGTTTGCAGATGGTAGCTTTGGCTATCGTCCGGGCAGAAGCGCCAAAGACGCAATACTTAAAGTGAAGGAGTATGCAGAAAAAGGATACACTTATGCAGTATCCTTAGATTTATCGAAATACTTTGATACACTTAACCATGAAATCCTTATTAACTTACTGCGCAAGACCGTAAAGGACGAACGGGTGGTACAGTTGATTAAGCGTTATCTGAAAAGTGGGGTAATGGAGAATGGAGTGGTGATGGAAACAGAGGAAGGTTCGCCACAAGGAGGAAACCTATCCCCATTACTGGCGAATATCTACCTTAATGAGTTTGACCAGGAGTTTGTAAAGAGAGGAGTCCCATGTATCCGATATGCAGATGACATTGTGCTCCTTGCGAAGAGCAAACGGGCATCGGAGAGACTTCTGGAAAGCAGTACGAAATATCTGGAAGAGAAGCTGAAACTTACAGTCAACAGAGAGAAAAGCCGTACTGTCAGCGTGTTTGCAATCCGAAATTTTAAGTTTCTTGGCTTTGCATTGGGAAGGAATGGGAACGGTATCTACGTTCGCGTTCATCCAAAGTCATGGAAGAAGTTTAAGTCGAGACTGAAAGAGTTATCTTCCCGTAAGTCTGTACAGTCAATCAAACCAAGCCTTGAGAAAATCAAGGTATATGCAAGAGGATGGCTGAACTATTACGGAATAGCAAGCATGAAAAACAATATTGAAGACATCAACGGATGGCTCTATCACAGAATACGCATGTGTATATGGAAACAGTGGAAACTTCCAAGAACAAAGAAAAGAAATCTGATAAAGATGGGAGTACACGAATACTATGCGAACATGGCAGCAAACTGCCGGAGAGGACACTGGTATTGTGCGAATCTGACAACAGTTAAGAAAGCCATGACAAAAGAAAGACTGATAAACGGTGGCTTTTATGATTTAGCCACAGCCTATCAGTCTGTGCACATCAACTATTGA
- a CDS encoding sulfate/molybdate ABC transporter ATP-binding protein has translation MYVELKNINKTYGDYKASDNVSFGIEKGKLIGLLGPSGSGKTTILRMIAGLEQPDSGEIIIDGRVVNDVPASERGIGFVFQNYALFRYMTVYDNIAFGLKVQKADKKYIRQRVMELVELIGLKGLEKRYPSQLSGGQRQRVAFARALAPNPQLLLLDEPFAAIDAKIRTELRSWLKDMIEKLEITSIFVTHDQDEAIEVADEIIITNRGRIEQKGTPLEVYQNPDTAFTAGFFGQTSVIDDYQVFNHFEEVPGGEKAIVRPEFVKVTKKNEEQKYKSSATEGVVERVSFRGSSLELKVRVGNTILSARRSLDEEPVLEGEVVDVFVQRIFVTKGNEAVLLHNTAMVEDWLVI, from the coding sequence ATGTACGTTGAGTTAAAAAATATCAATAAAACATATGGGGATTATAAGGCATCTGATAATGTAAGCTTTGGTATCGAAAAGGGAAAGCTGATCGGTCTTCTGGGTCCCAGTGGAAGCGGAAAGACTACGATTCTCCGTATGATCGCCGGTCTGGAGCAGCCGGACAGCGGAGAGATCATCATCGACGGAAGAGTGGTCAATGATGTGCCTGCCAGCGAGCGAGGCATTGGATTTGTGTTCCAGAATTATGCTCTTTTCCGGTATATGACGGTGTATGATAATATTGCATTTGGCCTGAAGGTACAGAAGGCGGATAAGAAGTATATCAGACAGAGGGTTATGGAGCTGGTAGAGCTGATCGGGCTGAAAGGCCTGGAAAAAAGATATCCAAGTCAGCTGTCCGGCGGCCAGAGACAGCGAGTTGCTTTTGCCCGGGCGCTGGCTCCCAATCCACAGCTGCTTCTTTTGGATGAGCCTTTTGCGGCTATTGATGCGAAGATTCGTACGGAGCTTCGAAGCTGGCTGAAGGATATGATCGAGAAGCTGGAGATCACCAGCATTTTTGTTACCCATGATCAGGATGAGGCTATTGAGGTGGCGGATGAAATTATTATTACCAACCGTGGACGGATCGAGCAGAAGGGAACTCCACTGGAGGTTTACCAGAATCCGGACACTGCGTTTACGGCGGGATTTTTTGGGCAGACTTCCGTGATCGATGATTACCAGGTGTTCAATCATTTCGAGGAAGTTCCGGGAGGCGAAAAAGCCATCGTCCGTCCGGAATTTGTAAAAGTGACAAAGAAGAACGAGGAACAGAAATATAAAAGCTCTGCAACAGAGGGCGTCGTAGAACGAGTATCATTCCGCGGCAGCAGCCTGGAATTGAAAGTCCGTGTAGGAAACACCATACTCAGCGCCAGAAGAAGCCTTGACGAAGAACCTGTCCTGGAAGGTGAAGTTGTGGATGTGTTTGTGCAGAGGATTTTTGTAACGAAGGGAAATGAGGCAGTGCTGCTACATAATACAGCTATGGTTGAGGATTGGCTTGTGATATAA